The nucleotide window tttttaaaacactattattccttatttttatatattacctTATTTTTATGTGCATTATAAGTTGTTAATAAACAAACTTTGCTTTATTTTTTTATGGTCATTGACTTTATATTATATAGATTGTAATTCATATGTATTCTTTAGCATATTTTTATATGATGGTTTTACAATCCATTTATACTTTTTAGTATGAATATTATTCGCTTTAAAATTTGGCTTGGGCATACGTTGCAACTTTTTTTCTACATAATTGATGttatatttttacttattttagTTTTAGCATTAATGTTAAATTTCAGCTTATAATGtttgttttgaaattcatttTTATGATGAACTTTATATTTATGCGTTGATGTTTATGTATTGTCCTTTTGTTTATTGTTGTTTTTTATGTGTTTTAATTTTCATATGTGTACCTCTGAATTGTTGTCAATAAACGGTGAGTTATATTAACCATGTACATGTTTCATATTAGTTTCCTTGTTCTTAAGTTCTGTGTATATTTATAATTGGGATTACTAACTTGTTTGTTTTAAAtcgttcattttattttattttatcattccaaataaattgaatgaatgtgCTCCAATGTTTTTATAACCACCCgcgtttcaaaaaaaaaaaaaccctcaaaCATAGggaaatatttcgtgtttgggggttcgagaaatcgtgccctaccgtgctgggtttcaatttttcgttCAACTGAATAACTGAATATCCTTGTGAAATTTCATTcatgttttcttaaattaaaatgaggcaatatttcgtgttcagaaattcgagaaatcgtgccctaccgtgctgggtttcgatttttcgttgggcCAAATAACAGGATACCCTTTTAAGATTTCGTTGCGTGTTTTGGAAATCGTGAGGTGATCTCAGTTTTTGGAGGCttaaaatattgtgtcctaacgtgctggatgtggtattttattTCTTAGGAACGAGTGAATCTTAAAATCCAATTCGAGTTGTTCACTTTTTTAAAGGAATCGCATTTTaacctttttccaaattttcaacattaaggGCATAAATTGATCaatacggtaccaattttggggcgTTGcaggggtgctaatccttcctcgcacgtaatcgactcccaaatctgttttgtaatttttcgtagaccaaaaaacgttgttttaataaaccaaaatgctttattaaaatgatcgatcaCAGGTGACCTggtcacacctaaacaaaaaggatagGTGGCAACTCCATACCTCATTTTTTAAGTCGATCCccttttttttaaacaaaaaaaatggtGTCGACAAAAACAGTGAGTAATGTTGCGACGACAAACCCCTAACGTTGCGATGAAACAAGGCAAAGTCCATGTAGCGGCATCATTGCTTTGAGGTCATGATGAGCACCAAATAATGAGTTGTGTCATGACAAGGAACCTTCGACATCATGATGTCAAACCAAAATTTTAGAATCCTTACAATTAGGCCCTTTTTTGAACTCGGGTTAgcaaagagctttcgtaagcttctATAAGATCCAAAAATAATTATGTATCGTGTTATATACATGTTTTAGTTATGTTTGAGCGTTGAATGGTTTGTAATTGAATGTAATTTGGTCGTAGTTGCTTTGGTAACAAATATGACACCTTATAAATCAGACCCAACGATCGAGTCGAGTAACAAGGTGCTACAAAATAACAACTCTGATTATTTAAACAATAACCAGACAAGCCAATAATTTTATTCAACCAATATCAACAATTCCACATTTTATGTTACACCATTACTAGCCAAAGTCCACATATATTCATAGCATACTTCAAAAATACATATTCTCAACAATACAAATCTTTAAAAATACACTGTAAACAGtacaattataataatataaagtatatgagacaaacaaatataaaaatatttcaaatatacaatatataaaagTACAAAAACACATGGAATAAAAACACATATTATCAAAGTTTTGCTGAAGTAGTCACCATTGCTCACCTTCTTCAAGGGAATCTTTCATACACTGTTTTCAGGAACTTTGCCCAAATTCCCATCAAGTGTGAAACCTTAAAATCAGCCTATTAGAGCCAAATCCCCTCCAGATTTCCTAAATCCCAACTGATTAGCTTAAACCCAACTGGCTATCCTTAACCGAATTTCCTAAATCCTATTGATTTCCTTAACCAGATTTCCCAAACCCAACCAATTTCCCTAACCCAAACCCTAAATATTTCCAATTAGCCTTGCTCAATCCTTTTCCCACAATGAAAAACCAGTTTAGGGTTTATACTAAAAGAACAATTAATATCTAAAACACAAAAACCGAACGAGATTTTGCTAACTCAAGATTATTCAATGCAAACTACAAAACCCCAAAACCCTCTTCACGcgaccaattttttttttttttttgtaaaagggtagtttttttttttacttttatttggtttgaaatgttttacatttacattattataaagtgacatggaaaatattaaaaaaaaaaggcatttttaattttaaaaaatacacgTTGTAATGTCATGTCGGACTTCTGTCACGGCTTGAAGTTAACTGATTAACCGTGAAATTTTACAAGTAGTAAATTGGAGAAAAAATCTCATATGTACCACATTGATGAACAAGTttaaatattaagataaataataattatcttaatgataattaaaatatttattttatgataatattaattatttttatgataattttatatattttcattttcttaGAAAAAAAAGgtaaagttttcaaaaattttctcaccCTTTCAagttttaattaagatttaaaattttatttgtttaaaattctttaaaaaataataataagcgaAGTCAAGAGTGCTCTCTGAGGTTTTCCGAAGAAACAGAGAATACTGTGGTTGAAAAGAAGACGAGTGGTGACTTCAAAAAAGATGGATGAAAGGAGCGAAGTGGCTCTTCTTGAAGAAGAATTAATCAAACTGACGGTGAAAAGCTCTCTAGTCATTCCGTCGAAGAGTCCAATGTTAATATGCTCGGAATGGACAAAGAAAACATATAATCCAGACAGTTTAAGAGCGCAGCTGCGAAGTATCTGGAAAACAAAAAAGAAGTTCGAGATTCTCATTGCTGGACAAAATCTGTTTACGATCTCGTTCGAAGATGAAGAAGACTCAGAACAAATACTGGAAGGTCGGCCATGGCTTTTTCGTAAACAACTAATTATTTTTGATACGTTGACAAAACCGATAGAGGAACAAGATAAAATTAGTTTCTTCTCCGTACTGGGTAAAAGCTGGTCCATGCCTTCCTGAATGCAATAAGAAGGATCTGATGCATGCTATTGGATCCACTTTTGGGGGAGTAATCAAGTTTGAGATAACAGGGGAATTTTGTAGAATCAAAGTCAATCTAGACGTTCAAAAACAATTAAGGAGGGGAGTTTTTGTTTCTCCAAGTGACAAGGAGAAGATATGGCTACCTTTTAAATATGAAAACCTCCCAACTTTCTGCTTTAGCTGTGGGAGAATGGGCCATGGAGTTAAGGAGTGTTCGACAATTTACTGGGAAGACGATCCTAAAGCAGATGACGAGCAACCTTTCTCGGTAGCACTCAAAGCAGAATCTTCCATGGTGGGGAAAGTTTAATTCTTGGGGCAATAAGGAAAAAATCAAAGGAGCAATGCCTGTACATAGGAAGCGAAACGGTGGAAAACGATAATGACCCTTCATCGGAGAAGTCAAACCGGTCCCTACGGTCGAAGCAGGAAGTTATCTCAAAAAAGAACTTTGAAAGACAGATACCGGAGGAAAAGTCGAAACAACTGAGAAATAAAGAACCGAAAATTTTGCCTCAAGACTTGGCGAGGAAAGGTAAGGAAGAGtcacacaaaaaaaaaaggcACTGGAGAAGATAATCAAAATGCAAATTCTAAAGAGGTGGGCCCTATGATAGAGACTGAGAAGACAGGCATTAATTGGTGTAGTACTGTAGATTTTTCTGGAATAAATCGAAAGGATATTGGGCTTAATCTTTTAGATGAAAGCACTCAAATGGGCCACAAGAAAAAGGGATGGCGTCGACTAGGCCACGGAGAAAGTTGCGACCTCAATATGACTGAAGCAAAACCTGGCAAACGAAAATTCAACTTTGAGGAGGAGATTGCTTTGGGACCAGACGATGTAGAAGGAATAAAAAAAGTAAAAGCTATGGAGGGGAATTAGGAAGAACAGATGATAATAGATTTGAAGCGATCTAATATGGAGGAAGGAGAAGCTTTTCAACAAAATATATCAACAGCTGGCAAATGGCCAGCTGACCGAGATCAATAAAAATCCTAAACTGGAATATCCGAGGACTGGGGAACCCTCGGGCAATCAGGAGGCTTCAACATACGTTGAAGTTATATAAATCCCAGATAGTCTTAATGGAGACAAAACTGAATGATGTTCGAATGGAAAGGCTTCGAAAACGATGTGATTTTCAAAATGGAATTGATATTTCAGCGAATAGTTCACGTGGGGGACTAAGTCTTGCTTGGAATGGAAACGACGTAGTGCAAGTTTATAGTTATTCAAGCAACCATATTGATGTGGAGATCAATGAGATAGAAAATTCGAAGATATGGCACTTCACTGATTTTTATGGTAACCCAAATCAGTCTAGTAGGCAGGAGTCATGGAACTTACTCCGTCATTTGAACAGCAGCCACTCAATGCCATGGTGTGTATGTGGCGATTTCAATGAAATCATGTACGCACATGAAAAAAATGGAGGAGCAGTACGGAACGAAAGGCAAATGGAGAAATTTCGGAAGGTTCTTGAAGAATGTGAACTGTTAGACATGGGATATCGTGGACAAAAATTTACTTGGAAAAGAGGAAACTTTGCGGAAACAAACATAAGGGAACGTTTGGACAGGGGAGTAGCAAAGCGGGAATGGCTGAATTTATTTCCAAATTTTTTGCTACAATATTTACCCCACTCCTTCTCTGATCACTGCCCAATTACCATCCAAACAATGCCAAATGTACCAAGGTATAGGGTCATTCCCTTTAAATTCAAATCATGGTGGATAACGGAACCTTCCTGTGAAGAGGTTATTCAGAAAATGTGGCAAGAGAAGATTGGTAATGCCTTTGATAAACTTGAGCATACACGGGATGGACTACAGAAATGGAGGAAAAACATTAAAAGAGAACGTATCAAGAGGTCAACATTTCTTATAGAAAGACTGAGGAAACTTGAAGAAATGGATCGGGACGACGAGATCATAACAGAGATGATTGATGTGAAACTATAATTAAATTGGGAGATGGAAAAGGAGGAAATGTATTGGGAACAAAGAGCAAGAACAAATTGGCTACGGCAAGGGGATAAAAATACAGCTGTCTTTCATTGCCAAGCATCAAAAAGACGGGGAATAAACAAAATCCAAGAGATGGAAGACAAGGAAGGTACTCTAAAAACTGAAGGCGAAGAAATAGAAGAGATTATAAGAGAATACTTCGCGAAGCTATTTGAAACAAGTGGAGTTGGAGACACAAATCACCTCCTTTCGGGTGTCAAACGAAGTGTTACTGAAAGCATCAATCAGATGTTGACAGAGAGCTACAAAGAAGAGGAAATAAAGGAGGCATTGAATAGTATTAGGGCGACAAAAGCCCCTGGACCAGATGGATTTCCAGCCATTTTCTTTCAAAAATACTGGCACATCGTGCGGTGTGAGGTTAGTGAATTTTGTTTAGATGTTCTCAATAAAGGAAAATCTTTTGACTGTCAAAATCACACGAATATAGTCTTAATACCCATGAACTCCTACCCGAAAAAACCATCAGAATGTAGACCAATTAGTCTCTGTTCAGTTGTATACAAGATAATTTCAAAATCTATAGCCAACAGATTCTAAAAAGTACTGGAACACTGCATCGACCAAGCGCAAAGTGCTTTTATCCTAGGAAGGTTAATTACTGACAATGTCCTTCTCGCCTATGAAATTCTTCATTCTATGCGGAACAAAAGAACAGGAAAAAAAGGTTTAATGGCGCTCAAGATTGACATGAGTAAAGCATATGATCGGGTGGAATGGAATTTTTTGAATCAAATGATGGCCAGAATGGGGTTCGCTAATTCTTGGATACAGCTCATCAAGAAGTGCATCAGTACCGTCTCGTATTCTGTGATGTTTAAACGGAATACCAGGGAAAGTCTTTATCCCAACGCGAGGCTTGCGTCAAGGGGATCCATTGAGTCCATTGTTGTTCCTCATTTGCAGTGAAGGGCTATCTACACTACTTAGACTTGCAAAAAAGGAAGGAGTTTTATAGGGAATTAAGGCAAGTAGGAGAAGCCCACAGATCACTCACCTCCTCTTCGCGGATGAT belongs to Gossypium arboreum isolate Shixiya-1 chromosome 7, ASM2569848v2, whole genome shotgun sequence and includes:
- the LOC108477684 gene encoding uncharacterized protein LOC108477684 translates to METKLNDVRMERLRKRCDFQNGIDISANSSRGGLSLAWNGNDVVQVYSYSSNHIDVEINEIENSKIWHFTDFYGNPNQSSRQESWNLLRHLNSSHSMPWCVCGDFNEIMYAHEKNGGAVRNERQMEKFRKVLEECELLDMGYRGQKFTWKRGNFAETNIRERLDRGVAKREWLNLFPNFLLQYLPHSFSDHCPITIQTMPNVPRYRVIPFKFKSWWITEPSCEEVIQKMWQEKIGNAFDKLEHTRDGLQKWRKNIKRERIKRSTFLIERLRKLEEMDRDDEIITEMIDVKL